One region of Armigeres subalbatus isolate Guangzhou_Male chromosome 3, GZ_Asu_2, whole genome shotgun sequence genomic DNA includes:
- the LOC134225717 gene encoding protein tipE isoform X1 — protein MRSNELRSSSSTLSAAPSLVTMSKPSLNNSKASLTHSRQSVAESDKEPKPPTREEMIAELLEKAKFYTSLCLGTTAILSVFAFLFLIPFVVDPAISTIVADYDPVPVTCILTEHVYAEGMRNCTWSSCREGCTTAAIRCHQILVNYSKIAYHEWQKEPRELGSVDWDVMDTKFLVNTEGCGYPPRVNCTEFAKKYGSTHQGEPFPCYYSRAYPEMVVARYSWDDNLKHLILSLIIPNVLFAVSIGVLSYWYCPCCDKACHKSPRVYAEKYPTKENKESWNIEYPQDYITKI, from the exons ATGAGATCGAACGAGCTACGATCGTCCTCGTCGACACTTTCGGCGGCACCCAGTTTGGTAACCATGAGCAAGCCTAGCCTAAACAACAGCAAAGCGAGCCTCACGCATAGTCGACAGAGCGTAGCCGAATCTGATAAAGAGCCAAAGCCTCCTACACGAGAGGAGATGATCGCTGAGTTACTGGAGAAGGCCAAGTTCTACACATCGCTTTGCCTAG GAACAACGGCGATACTGTCGGTGTTTGCATTCCTGTTCCTGATACCATTCGTGGTAGATCCGGCCATATCGACCATCGTGGCCGACTACGATCCCGTTCCGGTGACATGTATTCTGACTGAGCACGTCTACGCAGAGGGTATGAGGAACTGTACCTGGAGCTCGTGCCGCGAAGGCTGTACGACGGCGGCAATACGATGTCACCAGATACTGGTCAACTATTCAAAAATTGCATATCACGAATGGCAGAAAGAGCCCCGAGAGCTGGGCAGCGTAGACTGGGACGTTATGGATACCAAGTTCTTGGTCAACACAGAAGGATGCGGTTACCCACCGAGGGTAAACTGCACCGAATTCGCAAAGAAATACGG GTCAACTCACCAAGGGGAACCCTTTCCTTGTTACTATAGTCGTGCCTATCCCGAAATGGTAGTTGCTCGCTATTCTTGGGATGACAATCTGAAACATCTGATTCTATCATTAATCATACCGAATGTGCTCTTCGCCGTTTCGATCGGAGTACTTAGTTACTGGTACTGTCCATGCTGTGACAAAGCCTGCCACAAATCTCCCCGCGTCTACGCAGAAAAGTATCCAACCAAGGAAAA
- the LOC134225717 gene encoding protein tipE isoform X2, translating to MRSNELRSSSSTLSAAPSLVTMSKPSLNNSKASLTHSRQSVAESDKEPKPPTREEMIAELLEKAKFYTSLCLGTTAILSVFAFLFLIPFVVDPAISTIVADYDPVPVTCILTEHVYAEGMRNCTWSSCREGCTTAAIRCHQILVNYSKIAYHEWQKEPRELGSVDWDVMDTKFLVNTEGCGYPPRVNCTEFAKKYGSTHQGEPFPCYYSRAYPEMVVARYSWDDNLKHLILSLIIPNVLFAVSIGVLSYWYCPCCDKACHKSPRVYAEKYPTKENKLLCRSDDEEDELDY from the exons ATGAGATCGAACGAGCTACGATCGTCCTCGTCGACACTTTCGGCGGCACCCAGTTTGGTAACCATGAGCAAGCCTAGCCTAAACAACAGCAAAGCGAGCCTCACGCATAGTCGACAGAGCGTAGCCGAATCTGATAAAGAGCCAAAGCCTCCTACACGAGAGGAGATGATCGCTGAGTTACTGGAGAAGGCCAAGTTCTACACATCGCTTTGCCTAG GAACAACGGCGATACTGTCGGTGTTTGCATTCCTGTTCCTGATACCATTCGTGGTAGATCCGGCCATATCGACCATCGTGGCCGACTACGATCCCGTTCCGGTGACATGTATTCTGACTGAGCACGTCTACGCAGAGGGTATGAGGAACTGTACCTGGAGCTCGTGCCGCGAAGGCTGTACGACGGCGGCAATACGATGTCACCAGATACTGGTCAACTATTCAAAAATTGCATATCACGAATGGCAGAAAGAGCCCCGAGAGCTGGGCAGCGTAGACTGGGACGTTATGGATACCAAGTTCTTGGTCAACACAGAAGGATGCGGTTACCCACCGAGGGTAAACTGCACCGAATTCGCAAAGAAATACGG GTCAACTCACCAAGGGGAACCCTTTCCTTGTTACTATAGTCGTGCCTATCCCGAAATGGTAGTTGCTCGCTATTCTTGGGATGACAATCTGAAACATCTGATTCTATCATTAATCATACCGAATGTGCTCTTCGCCGTTTCGATCGGAGTACTTAGTTACTGGTACTGTCCATGCTGTGACAAAGCCTGCCACAAATCTCCCCGCGTCTACGCAGAAAAGTATCCAACCAAGGAAAA